A genomic stretch from Gemmatimonadota bacterium includes:
- a CDS encoding TonB-dependent receptor, with the protein MKAMKVLCAILATAVSCLLLPSEARAATVSGKVLNEAGEPMPAVTVVLPALEIGAFTDERGVFRLESVPQGKHAIEFRFVGYRTIRSEILVTENRFPVLEVTMEPEALIGEEVTVTGDRDLAGELTGSSQSILVLPSSALEERRGQTLGETLESLPGVTSLTTGPAISKPVVRGVHSARVLILNAGVTQEGQQWGGDHAPEIDPFAPARIEVLKGAASVQYGAGAIGGVIRIEPPELPVDPGMGGRFNTNLFSNNRQGAASLLVQGALRRSVGLKWRVQGSLRRAGDARAPLHVIRNSGFDERNYSVALGLTTDRVDTEAYFSHFGTWLGIYKGAHIGNTTDLRRAIERGEPGIAGSFTYEIGNPRQRVDHDLLSVRSTVRFERLGNLELRYGQQYNRREEWDAHARGGRTPTRPGFDLGLQTHSGEVIFHHRNFGNWYGKVGVSGMRQRNARFSTGFLIPDFQAYSLGVFALESWTKGKTTIETGLRYDYRWTEIYSNAGRRATEIVEGGIYTYRNMTGVLGLIHEMTPALAVAANVGRAWRPPGVNELYSHGVHHGTAQFEIGDKELDTESNLNTDLTLRYRGDRGRGELGFFRSSYRNFISLLPAGDLVLTIRGAFPKFNYVQSDAVIQGFDGYLEYDTTRYMGAYLSASLVRGRNTAENEPLYQMPPTRLIAGLNFRLPAAGRLLEAGIGFEGRFVLRQEDFPEGIDYADPPAGYNLFDVNLHGELAVADQLVRMQFGVHNLFNKRYRDYLSRFRYFTDNPGRNVTFSLSVPFGQPMEE; encoded by the coding sequence ATGAAAGCAATGAAAGTACTGTGCGCCATCCTGGCGACAGCCGTGTCCTGCCTCTTACTACCGTCAGAAGCGCGGGCTGCCACGGTGAGCGGCAAGGTGTTGAACGAGGCCGGCGAGCCGATGCCGGCGGTGACCGTCGTCCTGCCCGCACTCGAGATCGGTGCGTTTACAGACGAAAGGGGCGTTTTCCGCCTGGAAAGCGTTCCGCAGGGCAAACATGCGATCGAATTCCGATTTGTCGGCTACAGGACGATCCGAAGCGAGATACTTGTCACCGAAAACAGGTTCCCCGTGCTTGAAGTAACCATGGAGCCGGAGGCCCTTATCGGCGAAGAGGTCACCGTCACCGGCGACCGGGACCTTGCGGGCGAACTCACCGGGTCCAGCCAGTCCATCCTCGTCCTGCCCTCTTCCGCCCTGGAAGAACGCCGGGGACAGACGCTGGGCGAAACGCTGGAGTCCCTGCCGGGCGTAACCTCCCTCACCACGGGACCAGCCATTTCGAAGCCCGTGGTGCGTGGAGTCCACAGCGCACGGGTGCTGATACTCAATGCCGGTGTTACCCAGGAGGGGCAGCAGTGGGGCGGTGACCACGCGCCGGAGATCGACCCCTTTGCCCCTGCCCGCATCGAGGTGCTCAAGGGCGCCGCCAGCGTGCAGTACGGCGCCGGCGCCATCGGGGGCGTAATCCGCATCGAACCGCCGGAACTGCCCGTGGATCCAGGTATGGGCGGCCGATTCAACACGAATCTCTTTTCCAATAACAGGCAGGGGGCGGCTTCCCTCCTCGTGCAGGGCGCGCTCCGCCGCTCCGTAGGACTCAAGTGGCGGGTGCAGGGGAGTCTGCGCCGCGCGGGCGACGCCCGGGCGCCGTTGCACGTCATACGGAATTCCGGATTCGACGAACGGAACTATTCGGTGGCGCTGGGCCTTACGACGGACCGGGTTGACACGGAGGCCTATTTCAGTCATTTCGGTACCTGGTTGGGGATTTACAAAGGCGCCCACATCGGCAACACTACTGACCTGAGACGGGCCATCGAGCGGGGCGAGCCGGGAATCGCGGGTTCTTTCACCTACGAAATCGGCAATCCGCGCCAGCGGGTGGACCACGATCTTCTGTCCGTACGATCCACGGTACGTTTCGAGCGCTTGGGCAATCTCGAGCTGCGGTACGGTCAGCAGTACAACCGGCGGGAGGAGTGGGACGCCCACGCCCGGGGCGGCCGTACGCCGACAAGACCCGGATTCGACCTGGGATTGCAGACGCACAGCGGCGAAGTGATCTTCCACCACCGCAACTTTGGAAACTGGTACGGAAAGGTCGGCGTCAGCGGCATGCGTCAACGAAACGCGCGGTTCAGCACGGGGTTCCTCATTCCCGACTTCCAGGCCTACAGTTTAGGCGTGTTTGCCTTGGAATCGTGGACGAAAGGCAAGACCACGATAGAAACAGGTTTGCGATACGACTATCGCTGGACGGAGATCTACTCGAACGCAGGCCGGCGCGCTACCGAGATCGTCGAGGGGGGTATTTACACCTACCGCAACATGACGGGGGTTCTCGGCTTGATCCACGAGATGACCCCGGCCCTGGCCGTCGCCGCCAACGTAGGCCGGGCCTGGCGGCCGCCCGGGGTGAACGAGCTGTACAGCCATGGCGTTCATCACGGTACGGCGCAGTTCGAGATCGGAGACAAGGAACTGGATACGGAATCGAACCTGAACACGGATCTCACCCTGCGGTACCGGGGGGATCGGGGTCGCGGCGAACTGGGTTTTTTTCGATCGAGCTACCGAAACTTCATCTCGCTGCTGCCGGCAGGCGATCTCGTGTTGACAATTCGGGGCGCGTTCCCCAAATTCAACTATGTTCAGTCCGACGCGGTGATTCAGGGATTCGACGGATACTTGGAGTACGACACGACGCGGTACATGGGTGCATATCTGTCCGCCTCCCTCGTCCGCGGACGAAACACGGCGGAAAACGAACCTCTGTACCAGATGCCACCCACCCGGTTGATAGCCGGTCTGAATTTCCGCCTGCCCGCCGCCGGGCGCCTGCTGGAAGCCGGGATAGGGTTCGAAGGCCGCTTCGTCCTGCGGCAGGAGGATTTTCCCGAAGGCATCGACTATGCGGATCCGCCGGCCGGTTACAACCTCTTCGACGTAAACCTGCATGGGGAGTTAGCCGTGGCCGACCAGCTCGTACGCATGCAATTCGGTGTACACAATCTGTTCAACAAGCGATACCGGGACTACCTGAGCCGGTTCCGCTATTTTACCGATAATCCGGGTCGGAATGTTACGTTCAGCCTGTCCGTTCCATTCGGGCAGCCCATGGAGGAATAG
- a CDS encoding type 1 periplasmic binding fold superfamily protein — MLKYRWNILSVMAAAVFTAALTFSCADDNDSNPMGPDDPEEHEEDDHDHDHGPGEVELITTLRITLTPQGGGAPVTAQFQDLDGEGGNAPVVGKIVVNAGTVYDGVIQELNETESPPEDITEEVKEEAEAHQLFFHTLGGFAPATVAYADKESDYVTNSGVDHPVGVRFTLTVPANARNGQFRIVQSHYDDAPKDGVTPSDETDIEVTFEVEVRT; from the coding sequence ATGTTGAAGTATCGCTGGAACATACTGTCCGTCATGGCCGCCGCGGTGTTCACCGCCGCGCTGACGTTTTCCTGCGCCGACGATAATGACTCTAATCCGATGGGTCCCGACGATCCGGAAGAACATGAAGAGGACGATCATGATCATGACCATGGTCCCGGTGAAGTAGAGCTCATCACGACGCTCAGAATCACGCTTACGCCCCAGGGCGGGGGAGCGCCGGTCACCGCGCAGTTCCAGGATCTGGACGGCGAAGGCGGAAACGCGCCGGTCGTGGGCAAGATCGTCGTAAACGCGGGTACGGTTTACGACGGCGTGATACAGGAGTTGAACGAGACGGAAAGCCCGCCGGAGGACATCACCGAGGAGGTGAAGGAGGAAGCCGAGGCCCACCAGTTGTTCTTTCATACCCTTGGGGGGTTTGCACCAGCCACCGTTGCCTATGCGGACAAGGAATCCGATTACGTGACGAATTCGGGCGTAGATCATCCCGTCGGAGTCAGATTCACGCTTACTGTTCCGGCTAACGCGCGGAACGGTCAGTTCCGGATCGTTCAGAGTCACTACGATGACGCACCCAAGGACGGCGTGACCCCGAGCGACGAGACGGACATCGAAGTGACCTTCGAAGTCGAAGTGCGGACGTAG